A genomic region of Miscanthus floridulus cultivar M001 chromosome 3, ASM1932011v1, whole genome shotgun sequence contains the following coding sequences:
- the LOC136544736 gene encoding protein Rf1, mitochondrial-like produces the protein MSSRTRPPWLKKLKRIIGRRLRSGSLTPEAASLLCDEVLPSIQRHSPPPAVSAAADVWRADRRPSWELEQFIGKCYRSGGLGPEDALDLFDELLPRARPGSVYALTQLLTTVARAPVSSTVREGPALAVSLFNRMVKKVAPDIATYAIVISCCCGAGCLNLGFAALGQIIKTGLRPQAMTFTPLLRTLCAEKRTSDAVNIVVRRMPELGCTPDVFSYTTLLKGLCAEKKCEEAVELIHMMAEDGDNCPPDVVSYNTVIDGFFKEGEIRKAYTLFHEMLDHGIPPNVVTCTSIIDGLCKVKAMDKAEEVLRRMIDEHIMPNCTTYNSLIHGYLSLGQWKEAVRIHKEMSRDGQRPNVVTYNMLIDCLCKSGWCAEARDIFNSMIQSGEKPNVSTYRSLLHGYATEGNLVEMNNVKDLMVQNGMRLDLHVFNIQLYAYCKCGRLDDAILTFNKMQQLGLMPDIVTYNTVIDGLCKIGRLDDAMSQFSQMIHDGLSANIITFRILIHGFSMYGKWEKTEELFYEMMDRGIPPDVNVFNAMIDKLFKEGKVTEAQKLFDLMPLAGVKPDIVTYSTMIHGYFLAGEVDEVMKLLDDMLSIGLKPTAVTFNTLLDGMVSMGLKPDVVTCKTLIDSCCEDGRIEDVLTVFREMLIKADKTDTITENIIS, from the coding sequence ATGTCGAGCCGGACGCGCCCGCCTTGGTTGAAGAAGCTGAAGCGGATCATTGGACGGCGCCTCCGCTCGGGAAGTCTCACCCCTGAGGCCGCGAGCCTACTCTGCGACGAGGTGCTCCCATCGATCCAAAGGCATTCCCCGCCGCCGGCCGTTTCGGCAGCGGCGGACGTGTGGAGGGCCGACCGCCGCCCTTCCTGGGAGCTGGAGCAGTTCATCGGGAAGTGTTACCGATCCGGGGGCCTCGGCCCCGAGGACGCACTCGATCTATTCGACGAATTGCTTCCTCGAGCGAGGCCCGGCTCCGTTTACGCCCTCACCCAGCTGCTCACCACCGTCGCTCGCGCCCCGGTCTCCTCCACCGTGCGCGAAGGCCCTGCGCTCGCCGTGTCCCTGTTCAACCGCATGGTCAAGAAGGTGGCTCCAGACATAGCTACCTACGCAATCGTCATCAGCTGCTGCTGCGGTGCAGGATGCTTGAATCTCGGCTTCGCCGCATTGGGCCAAATCATTAAGACGGGATTGAGGCCACAGGCCATGACCTTCACGCCCCTGCTCAGGACCCTCTGTGCTGAGAAGAGGACGAGTGATGCGGTGAATATTGTGGTCAGGCGGATGCCTGAGCTCGGCTGCACCCCCGATGTCTTCTCCTACACCACACTACTCAAAGGGCTATGTGCTGAGAAGAAATGTGAAGAGGCTGTCGAGCTGATCCACATGATGGCTGAAGATGGAGACAACTGCCCACCTGATGTGGTGTCCTATAACACTGTAATCGATGGCTTCTTTAAAGAGGGTGAGATACGGAAAGCTTACACCCTGTTTCATGAAATGCTTGATCATGGGATCCCACCAAATGTTGTGACCTGCACTTCAATCATTGATGGCCTATGCAAGGTTAAAGCAAtggacaaggctgaggaggtccTTCGGCGGATGATTGACGAACATATTATGCCTAATTGTACTACATATAACAGTCTGATCCATGGATACCTCTCTCTTGGACAGTGGAAAGAGGCAGTCAGAATTCACAAAGAAATGTCTAGAGATGGGCAACGGCCAAATGTTGTTACTTACAATATGCTGATAGACTGTCTCTGTAAATCTGGATGGTGCGCAGAAGCTAGAGATATCTTTAATTCTATGATTCAGAGCGGTGAAAAACCCAATGTTTCCACCTATAGAAGTCTGCTTCATGGGTATGCTACCGAAGGCAATCTTGTTGAAATGAACAATGTCAAAGATTTGATGGTACAAAATGGAATGCGACTTGACCTTCATGTCTTCAACATACAGTTGTATGCATACTGTAAATGTGGAAGGCTAGATGATGCAATCCTTACATTTAACAAAATGCAGCAGCTCGGATTGATGCCAGACATAGTCACCTACAACACAGTGATAGATGGGCTTTGCAAGATAGGCCGGCTGGACGATGCAATGTCCCAATTTTCTCAGATGATTCATGATGGATTGTCTGCCAATATCATAACATTTAGAATCCTAATTCATGGTTTTTCTATGTACGGCAAATGGGAGAAGACTGAGGAACTATTTTATGAGATGATGGATAGAGGCATTCCTCCTGATGTCAATGTGTTCAATGCAATGATAGACAAGCTATTCAAAGAAGGAAAGGTTACAGAGGCCCAAAAACTCTTTGATTTGATGCCCCTTGCAGGTGTGAAACCTGATATTGTTACCTATAGTACAATGATTCATGGGTATTTCTTAGCTGGTGAAGTGGACGAAGTGATGAAGCTCCTTGATGATATGCTCTCGATTGGCTTGAAACCCACTGCTGTTACCTTTAATACTTTACTTGATGGCATGGTCTCTATGGGATTGAAACCTGATGTTGTTACCTGTAAGACTTTGATTGATAGCTGCTGTGAAGACGGTAGGATAGAGGATGTATTAACTGTGTTCAGAGAAATGTTGATCAAGGCAGATAAGACTGATACTATAACGGAAAATATAATTTCGTGA
- the LOC136542940 gene encoding myosin-binding protein 7-like — MDDDHDHDQDPDASPSPAAGERCPCCCSSSSSVVPWRRPVKRKLGAEKGKESGEAGDDKAGPVARVEAEGECAALREAVASAQSAASALRAEVEEERLAAANAASEAMAMMLHLQREKAEVQMELGQFRRFADEKMALDATDIDQLRALLAQRARRLVRLRGEGEDLVAQSAAVEEEDLLLLEGEDGYVDGDGGYYPELRCNDGDYYYEDGQEEEDAVAQRFSATERAHCRRCRWW; from the exons atggacgacgaccacgaccacgaccaggACCCCGACGCGTCGCCATCGCCGGCCGCCGGGGAGCGGTGCccgtgctgctgctcctcctcctcgtcggtcGTGCCATGGCGGCGGCCCGTGAAGCGGAAGCTGGGcgcggagaaggggaaggagagcggGGAGGCGGGGGACGACAAGGCGGGCCCCGTGGCGCGGGTCGAGGCGGAGGGCGAGTGCGCGGCGCTGCGGGAGGCGGTGGCGTCGGCACAGTCCGCAGCGTCGGCGCTGCGGGCCGAGGTCGAGGAGGAGCGCCTCGCCGCGGCCAACGCCGCCAGCGAGGCCATGGCCATGATGCTCCACCTGCAGCGCGAGAAGGCCGAGGTCCAGATGGAGCTCGGCCAGTTCCGCCGCTTCGCCGACGAGAAGATGGCGCTCGACGCCACCGACATCGACCAGCTCCGCGCTCTGCTCGCGCAGCGCGCGCGCCGCCTGGTGCGCCTCCGC GGTGAGGGCGAGGACCTCGTCGCGCAGAGCGCCGCCGTGGAGGAAGAGGACCTCCTCCTGCTCGAGGGCGAGGACGGCTACGTCGATGGTGATGGCGGGTACTACCCTGAGCTCCGCTGCAACGACGGGGATTACTACTATGAGGACGGGCAGGAGGAAGAGGATGCGGTTGCCCAGCGTTTTTCAGCCACCGAACGGGCCCACTGTCGGCGCTGCCGGTGGTGGTAG
- the LOC136542941 gene encoding calmodulin-binding receptor-like cytoplasmic kinase 2 encodes MCQLTDRNDVYSFGVLLVKLASARRPIETKREMKERLTVRWAMGRFIGGASAAVLDPHLARTLAVERTLEMVLELAFRCMAPVRQDMPAMSDCCRALWAIRKTYRDMLAANATP; translated from the exons atgtGCCAGCTCACGGACCGCAACGACGTCTACTCCTTCGGTGTGCTCCTCGTGAAGCTCGCCTCGGCGCGCCGCCCCATCGAGACCAAGCGCGAGATGAAGGAGCGCCTCACCGTGCGCTGGGCCATGGGCAG GTTCATCGGCGGCGCCTCCGCCGCTGTGCTGGACCCGCACCTCGCCCGCACGCTCGCCGTGGAACGCACGCTGGAGATGGTGCTGGAGCTCGCGTTCCGGTGCATGGCCCCCGTCCGACAGGACATGCCCGCCATGAGCGACTGCTGCAGGGCGCTATGGGCCATCAGGAAGACGTACCGGGACATGCTCGCCGCCAATGCCACGCCGTAG
- the LOC136541235 gene encoding large ribosomal subunit protein uL4z-like, with the protein MVAFSRPLVSVKALEGDMVTDAPGIALPPVFGAPIRPDVVRFAHKLLSCNKRQPYAVSRRAGHQTSAESWGTGRAVSRIPRVPGGGTHRAGQGAFGNMCRGGRMFAPTKIWRKWHHRVNINLRRVAVASALAATAVPALVQARGHRIETVPEMPLVISDSAESIEKTAQAIKILKHIGAYADAEKAKDSVAIRPGKGKMRNRRYINRKGPLIVYGTEGSKVVKAFRNLPGVDVANVERLNLLDLAPGGHLGRFVIWTESAFKKLEEVYGSFDAPSLKKKGFVLPRPKMTNADLGRIINSDEVQSVVKPLNKEVKRREKRKNPLKNMAAVLKLNPYLGTARKMATLAEAARVKARKEKLDSKRTKLSPEESAKVKAAGKAWYKTMISDSDYTEFENFTKWLGVTQ; encoded by the exons atggttgCCTTCAGCCGGCCCCTCGTCTCCGTGAAGGCCCTGGAGGGCGACATGGTGACCGACGCCCCCGGCATCGCCCTACCGCCCGTCTTCGGGGCGCCGATCCGCCCCGACGTGGTCCGCTTCGCCCACAAGCTTCTGTCCTGCAACAAGCGCCAGCCCTACGCCGTCTCCCGCCGCGCCGGCCACCAGACGTCGGCCGAGTCCTGGGGTACCGGGCGCGCCGTGTCCCGTATCCCCCGCGTCCCGGGCGGCGGCACCCACCGCGCCGGCCAGGGAGCCTTCGGCAACATGTGCCGCGGCGGCCGCATGTTCGCGCCCACCAAGATCTGGCGCAAGTGGCACCACCGCGTCAACATCAACCTCCGCCGCGTCGCCGTCGCCTCCGcgctcgccgccaccgccgtcccGGCCCTCGTCCAGGCGCGCGGCCACCGCATCGAGACTGTCCCCGAGATGCCCCTGGTCATCTCCGACTCGGCGGAGTCCATCGAGAAGACCGCCCAGGCGATCAAGATCCTCAAGCATATCGGCGCCTACGCCGACGCCGAGAAGGCCAAGGACTCCGTCGCCATCCGCCCCGGCAAGGGGAAGATGCGCAACCGCCGCTACATCAACCGCAAGGGCCCGCTCATCGTCTACGGCACCGAGGGCTCCAAGGTCGTCAAGGCCTTCCGCAACCTCCCCGGTGTGGATGTCGCCAACGTCGAGCGCCTCAACCTGCTCGACCTCGCCCCCGGTGGCCACCTCGGGCGCTTTGTGATCTGGACCGAGAGCGCGTTCAAGAAGCTTGAGGAGGTGTATGGGAGCTTTGACGCCCCGTCGCTCAAGAAGAAGGGCTTCGTTCTGCCGAGGCCCAAGATGACCAACGCTGACCTGGGCAGGATCATCAACTCTGACGAGGTGCAGTCTGTGGTGAAGCCACTCAACAAGGAGGTGAAGCGCAGGGAGAAGCGGAAGAACCCGCTCAAGAATATGGCTGCTGTGCTCAAGCTCAACCCCTACCTCGGCACTGCCCGGAAGATGGCCACCCTTGCTGAAGCTGCTCGCGTCAAGGCCCGGAAGGAGAAGCTCGACTCCAAGAGGACCAAGCTTAGCCCG GAGGAGTCTGCCAAGGTCAAGGCTGCTGGCAAGGCATGGTACAAGACCATGATCTCAGACAGTGACTACACTGAGTTTGAGAACTTCACAAAGTGGCTCGGTGTGACGCAGTGA